In Roseisolibacter agri, one genomic interval encodes:
- the gcvT gene encoding glycine cleavage system aminomethyltransferase GcvT — translation MADVVAEQALKRTPLHEQHRALGAKIVPFAGYEMPVQYPGGITAEHKAVREGCGVFDVSHMGEFIVTGPDAVAFVNHVTTNDVAKLAVGQVHYSTILNERGTIEDDCLVYRMADRLMLVVNASNREKDLAHILRYKGDFDVTVEDRSDDYALLAVQGPKAEEILQPLTATDLSQIAYYWFAEGEVAGVSGIISRTGYTGEDGFELYVPAADAPRLWDALLATGRITPAGLGARDTLRLEMGMALYGNDIDDTVTPLEANLGWLVKLAKGDFVGKAALEAEKAAGIPRRLVGFTVAERAIPRHGYPVFHDGQPSGAVRSGTMSPTLGTSIGTAYLPAAAATPGTTFEIDVRGKRVAATVVKPPFYKDASHK, via the coding sequence ATGGCTGACGTCGTCGCCGAGCAGGCGCTGAAGCGCACCCCGTTGCACGAGCAGCACCGCGCGCTGGGCGCGAAGATCGTCCCGTTCGCGGGCTACGAGATGCCCGTGCAGTACCCGGGCGGGATCACGGCCGAGCACAAGGCGGTGCGCGAGGGGTGCGGGGTGTTCGACGTGAGCCACATGGGCGAGTTCATCGTCACCGGGCCAGACGCGGTCGCGTTCGTGAACCACGTGACGACGAACGACGTCGCCAAGCTGGCCGTCGGGCAGGTGCACTACTCGACGATCCTGAACGAGCGCGGGACGATCGAGGACGACTGCCTCGTCTATCGCATGGCCGACCGGCTGATGCTGGTCGTCAACGCGTCGAACCGGGAGAAGGATCTCGCGCACATCCTCCGGTACAAGGGCGACTTCGACGTGACCGTCGAGGACCGGTCGGACGACTACGCGCTGCTGGCGGTGCAGGGGCCCAAGGCCGAGGAGATCCTGCAGCCGCTAACGGCGACCGACCTGTCGCAGATCGCCTACTACTGGTTCGCGGAGGGCGAGGTCGCGGGCGTGTCGGGGATCATCTCGCGCACCGGGTACACCGGCGAGGACGGCTTCGAGCTGTACGTGCCGGCGGCGGACGCGCCGCGGCTGTGGGACGCGCTGCTCGCGACCGGGCGGATCACGCCCGCAGGGCTGGGCGCGCGCGACACGCTGCGCCTCGAGATGGGGATGGCGCTCTACGGCAACGACATCGACGACACCGTGACGCCGCTCGAGGCCAACCTCGGATGGCTGGTGAAGCTCGCGAAGGGCGACTTCGTCGGGAAGGCGGCGCTGGAGGCGGAGAAGGCGGCGGGGATCCCGCGCCGGCTGGTCGGGTTCACGGTGGCCGAGCGGGCCATCCCGCGTCACGGCTATCCGGTGTTCCACGACGGACAGCCCAGCGGTGCGGTGCGCAGCGGGACGATGAGCCCCACGCTCGGGACCTCGATCGGCACCGCGTACCTGCCGGCGGCCGCGGCGACGCCCGGCACGACGTTCGAGATCGACGTGCGCGGCAAGCGCGTGGCGGCGACCGTGGTGAAGCCGCCGTTCTACAAGGACGCGTCGCACAAGTGA
- a CDS encoding TolC family protein, giving the protein MMDAFRTLRRPAARAVSALLLAAPLSAQAPAAPMPTQAPAREPVGPTITLEETVDRALGNGPSARAARSARDAARWRERGFSAGLMPRLSFAGTLPSYRRAITPIVQPDGTIRYLSQRLTQSSAELRLEQPIAFTGGNVFVSSALERADITGNASGSRLWQSTPFTIGIEQSLFRPNNIAWNSREQDLQLTVAERAYVEAREDASAAAVTAFFDLYAAQMNLANAETNAAVNDSLFLLSKGRFEVGRIGENDLLQSELALLRARASADEARLARDRARSALNLLIGAPADAPVAVAPPAGAPALVAPDPDRAVAEAKRNSARPVELELQEVRAERALRTARLENGFGMTVRASYGYNQTAPIFNGAYQSLLNQQTANVGVEMPLVQWRAGKAAVEAARAEQDRVETQTRLARANQEQDARFSALQVAQAARQLALAAKADTVGEKRFDIAKNRYIIGRIAISDLFIAQSEKDAARTASIQALRQYWLAYYRLRRLTLFDFATNAPLRPDA; this is encoded by the coding sequence ATGATGGACGCCTTCCGCACCCTCCGCCGGCCGGCCGCGCGCGCCGTCTCCGCGCTCCTGCTGGCCGCGCCGCTCTCCGCGCAGGCGCCCGCCGCTCCGATGCCCACGCAGGCCCCTGCACGTGAGCCGGTCGGTCCCACGATCACGCTCGAGGAGACCGTCGACCGGGCGCTCGGCAACGGGCCGAGCGCGCGCGCGGCCCGCAGCGCCCGCGACGCGGCACGCTGGCGCGAGCGCGGATTCTCGGCCGGCCTGATGCCGCGCCTGTCGTTCGCCGGCACGCTGCCCAGCTACCGCCGCGCGATCACGCCGATCGTGCAGCCGGATGGCACCATCCGCTATCTCAGCCAGCGGCTCACGCAGTCGAGCGCGGAGCTGCGGCTGGAGCAGCCGATCGCGTTCACGGGCGGCAACGTGTTCGTGTCGTCCGCGCTAGAGCGCGCCGACATCACGGGCAACGCCTCCGGCTCGCGGCTCTGGCAGTCGACGCCGTTCACCATCGGGATCGAGCAGTCGCTCTTCCGGCCGAACAACATCGCCTGGAACTCGCGCGAGCAGGACCTGCAGCTGACGGTCGCCGAGCGCGCGTACGTCGAGGCGCGCGAGGACGCGTCGGCCGCCGCGGTGACCGCGTTCTTCGACCTGTACGCGGCGCAGATGAACCTCGCCAACGCCGAGACGAATGCCGCCGTCAACGACTCGCTCTTCCTGCTGTCCAAGGGGCGCTTCGAGGTCGGCCGCATCGGCGAGAACGACCTGCTGCAGAGCGAGCTCGCGCTGCTGCGCGCCCGCGCGTCGGCCGACGAGGCGCGTCTCGCGCGCGACCGCGCGCGCTCGGCGCTCAACCTGCTGATCGGCGCGCCCGCCGACGCGCCCGTCGCCGTCGCGCCGCCGGCCGGTGCGCCCGCGCTGGTCGCGCCAGACCCGGACCGCGCGGTCGCCGAGGCCAAGCGCAACTCGGCGCGCCCGGTGGAGCTGGAGCTGCAGGAGGTGCGCGCCGAGCGCGCGCTGCGTACCGCGCGCCTCGAGAACGGCTTCGGGATGACGGTGCGCGCGAGCTACGGCTACAACCAGACCGCGCCGATCTTCAACGGCGCCTACCAGTCGCTGCTGAACCAGCAGACGGCGAACGTCGGCGTCGAGATGCCGCTCGTGCAATGGCGGGCGGGCAAGGCGGCGGTGGAGGCGGCGCGCGCGGAGCAGGACCGCGTCGAGACGCAGACGCGGCTCGCCCGCGCCAACCAGGAGCAGGACGCGCGCTTCTCCGCGCTGCAGGTCGCCCAGGCGGCGCGGCAGCTGGCGCTCGCGGCGAAGGCGGACACCGTCGGCGAGAAGCGGTTCGACATCGCCAAGAACCGCTACATCATCGGCCGCATCGCCATCTCGGACCTGTTCATCGCGCAGAGCGAGAAGGACGCCGCGCGCACGGCGTCGATCCAGGCACTGCGGCAGTACTGGCTCGCGTACTACCGGCTGCGCCGGCTGACCCTGTTCGACTTCGCCACCAACGCGCCGCTGCGCCCGGACGCCTGA
- a CDS encoding pyridoxamine 5'-phosphate oxidase family protein, whose protein sequence is MSDASKTDRTQDRNWDNEVPLEKKLDDLYALVDGIEVALFTTRRPDGHLVTRPMQVQRRTAGTDLWFMTNIESHKLEELVTDPHVNCGFYKDRTREWVSVSGTARVTQDKQIIHDLYQADWRAWLGDEGGARDGGPDDPRIALVLVEAHSVIYSKQDRPTPMVLFELAKGIATGQQPKVADMRSLDESELQRAAKVEDPRPSSA, encoded by the coding sequence ATGAGCGACGCGTCGAAGACTGACCGTACGCAGGACAGGAACTGGGACAACGAGGTCCCGCTGGAGAAGAAGCTCGACGACCTGTACGCGCTGGTCGACGGGATCGAGGTCGCGCTGTTCACGACGCGTCGGCCGGACGGCCACCTGGTCACGCGCCCGATGCAGGTGCAGCGTCGGACCGCGGGCACCGACCTGTGGTTCATGACCAACATCGAGTCGCACAAGCTCGAGGAGCTGGTCACCGACCCGCACGTGAACTGCGGGTTCTACAAGGACCGGACGCGCGAGTGGGTGTCGGTGAGCGGCACGGCGCGGGTCACGCAGGACAAGCAGATCATCCACGACCTGTACCAGGCCGACTGGCGGGCGTGGCTCGGCGACGAGGGTGGGGCGCGTGACGGCGGGCCGGACGATCCGCGCATCGCGCTCGTGCTGGTCGAGGCGCACTCGGTGATCTACTCGAAGCAGGACCGTCCGACGCCGATGGTGCTGTTCGAGCTGGCGAAGGGGATCGCGACCGGGCAGCAGCCGAAGGTCGCGGACATGCGGTCGCTGGACGAGTCCGAGCTGCAGCGCGCGGCGAAGGTCGAAGATCCGCGGCCGTCGAGCGCCTGA
- a CDS encoding FAD-dependent monooxygenase — MTGHPVVIAGGGPTGLTLAAELALGGVDVAIVERRASQALDGSRAGGLHARTIEVFDMRGVADRFLSQGQTAQIVRLHMIPLDMSDFPTRHPYGLALWQAHIERILADWVAELGVPMLREREVTGFTQDDDGVDVALSDGSALRAAYLVGCDGGRSVVRKTAGIEFAGWDATVSWLLAEVAWTEEPAWGFREDATGIHAIGKGDGSRARLVVTEAQLRSGEPALQELRDALVGVYGTDFGVHGPVWLSRFTDMTRQAVAYRDRRVLLAGDAAHVHPPIGGQGLNIGVQDAVNLGWKLAQVVKGASPASLLDSYHAERHPVAGRVLQNTMAQVALRRQDDRTRALRDTLSELLVLDEPRRRLAAEMSGLGVRYELGEGHALLGRRMPDLDVETAAGPTRVFTLLRDARPLLLNFGVPGALDVAAWTDRVRCVDASYGGAWELPAVGEVPAPAAVLVRPDGHVAWVGDASQVGLAEALTTWFGPPKAAQG, encoded by the coding sequence ATGACGGGACACCCGGTGGTGATCGCCGGGGGCGGGCCGACGGGGCTGACGCTGGCGGCCGAGCTGGCGCTGGGAGGCGTCGACGTCGCGATCGTCGAGCGGCGGGCGAGCCAGGCGCTCGACGGGTCGCGCGCGGGCGGCCTGCATGCGCGCACGATCGAGGTGTTCGACATGCGCGGCGTCGCCGACCGGTTCCTGTCGCAGGGGCAGACCGCGCAGATCGTGCGGCTGCACATGATCCCGCTCGACATGAGCGACTTCCCGACGCGGCATCCGTACGGCCTTGCGCTCTGGCAGGCGCACATCGAGCGCATCCTCGCGGATTGGGTCGCGGAGCTCGGCGTGCCGATGCTGCGCGAGCGCGAGGTGACGGGCTTCACGCAGGACGACGATGGCGTGGACGTCGCGCTGTCCGACGGGAGCGCGTTGCGCGCGGCGTATCTCGTCGGCTGCGACGGCGGGCGCAGCGTGGTGCGCAAGACGGCGGGGATCGAGTTCGCCGGGTGGGACGCGACGGTGAGCTGGCTGCTCGCCGAGGTCGCGTGGACCGAGGAGCCCGCGTGGGGCTTCCGCGAGGACGCGACCGGCATCCACGCCATCGGTAAGGGGGACGGCAGCCGCGCACGGCTGGTGGTGACCGAGGCGCAGCTACGGTCGGGCGAGCCCGCGCTGCAGGAGCTGCGCGACGCGCTCGTCGGCGTCTACGGCACCGACTTCGGCGTGCACGGCCCCGTGTGGCTCTCGCGCTTCACCGACATGACCCGCCAGGCCGTCGCCTACCGCGACCGTCGCGTGCTGCTCGCGGGGGACGCCGCGCACGTGCATCCGCCCATCGGCGGGCAGGGGCTCAACATCGGCGTGCAGGACGCGGTGAACCTGGGTTGGAAGCTGGCGCAGGTGGTGAAGGGGGCGTCGCCCGCGAGCCTGCTCGACAGCTATCACGCCGAGCGGCACCCGGTGGCCGGGCGCGTCCTGCAGAACACCATGGCGCAGGTCGCGCTGCGGCGTCAGGACGATCGCACCAGGGCGCTGCGCGATACGCTGTCCGAGCTGCTCGTCCTCGACGAGCCGCGTCGGCGACTGGCCGCGGAGATGTCGGGGCTGGGCGTGCGCTACGAGCTGGGCGAGGGGCATGCGCTGCTCGGGCGTCGCATGCCCGACCTCGACGTCGAGACCGCGGCCGGGCCGACGCGGGTGTTCACGCTGCTGCGCGACGCCCGGCCGCTGCTCCTGAACTTCGGCGTGCCTGGCGCGCTCGACGTCGCGGCGTGGACCGACCGCGTGCGGTGCGTCGACGCGAGCTACGGGGGAGCGTGGGAGCTGCCGGCGGTCGGTGAGGTGCCCGCTCCGGCCGCCGTGCTGGTACGCCCCGACGGCCACGTCGCGTGGGTCGGCGATGCGAGCCAGGTGGGGCTCGCCGAGGCGCTCACCACCTGGTTCGGTCCACCGAAGGCAGCGCAGGGCTAG
- a CDS encoding MogA/MoaB family molybdenum cofactor biosynthesis protein, producing the protein MRIAILTVSDTRARGEVVGDASGDAIAAWAAARDATVSARALVADDAVAIAAQVAAWCDDDAADVVLTTGGTGLAPRDVTPEATRAVLAREAPGIAERLRASAMVAFPRAALSRGLAGTRARTLVVNLPGSTGGVRDALEALAPILGHAVDVLRSRPLDHDVPHAAVRA; encoded by the coding sequence ATGCGGATCGCCATCCTGACCGTGTCCGACACGCGCGCCCGTGGTGAGGTCGTGGGCGACGCCTCGGGCGACGCGATCGCGGCGTGGGCCGCCGCGCGCGACGCCACGGTGTCGGCGCGCGCGCTCGTCGCCGACGACGCGGTCGCCATCGCCGCGCAGGTCGCGGCGTGGTGCGACGACGACGCGGCCGACGTCGTGCTGACGACCGGTGGGACCGGGCTCGCGCCGCGCGACGTCACGCCCGAGGCGACGCGCGCGGTGCTCGCGCGCGAGGCGCCCGGCATCGCGGAGCGGCTGCGCGCGTCGGCGATGGTGGCGTTCCCGCGCGCGGCGCTGTCGCGCGGGCTGGCGGGGACGCGCGCGCGGACGCTGGTGGTGAACCTGCCGGGATCGACCGGCGGCGTGCGCGACGCGCTCGAGGCGCTGGCGCCGATCCTCGGGCATGCGGTGGACGTGCTGCGCAGCCGACCGCTGGACCACGACGTGCCGCACGCGGCGGTGCGCGCATGA
- a CDS encoding sigma-54 dependent transcriptional regulator has product MSEPRVGRIGREGPRERADGEPRQRVLLTLTDLEPAVRLNAQLEAQGLETTLVSPVDDVRATLRRAVPDVVVLTGALLDAQQLALVRMLRWDGIPTVGLTDVSDPTTTTRLREAGYAALYAKPIVPEEVASGIRRILDRRRLSQLTGLAGESEAIREVLVQIEQIAPVTSTVLIEGESGTGKELVARAIHRLSPRRGKPFIAVNVGALPETLLESELFGHEKGAFTGAAERRLGRFELADTGTIFLDEIGEVPPHTQVKLLRVLEEREVTRLGGTSPIPVDVRVVAATNRPLRDHVMEGTFRTDLYYRLNVLRIYLPPLRERPDDIPLLVRRFVAEFAARHDRPFHGLSAEAMQLLVSYPWPGNVRELRNLIESMVVLAPGREIRPEDLPAHLRESGAGRLLPVPVGPVLREGQRAEGRELEFIVRSLVELKLQVEELRRRLDDERAARLSAPEPGAVGSGAGAGLIAPALEAREEAPPPNVVTVRPGMTMAAIERAAIEAALRETGGNRRRAAELLGIGERTLYRKLHEYEGVAVPVTDDE; this is encoded by the coding sequence ATGAGCGAGCCGCGCGTGGGGCGCATCGGGCGCGAGGGGCCACGCGAGCGCGCCGACGGCGAGCCGCGCCAGCGCGTACTGCTGACGCTCACCGACCTGGAGCCCGCGGTGCGGCTGAACGCGCAGCTCGAGGCGCAGGGGCTCGAGACGACGCTGGTGTCGCCGGTCGACGACGTGCGGGCGACGCTGCGGCGGGCGGTGCCCGACGTGGTCGTGCTGACCGGCGCGCTGCTCGACGCGCAGCAGCTCGCGCTCGTGCGGATGCTGCGGTGGGACGGGATCCCGACGGTCGGGCTGACCGACGTGTCCGACCCGACGACGACGACGCGTCTGCGCGAGGCTGGGTACGCGGCGCTGTACGCGAAGCCGATCGTGCCGGAGGAGGTCGCGTCGGGGATCCGGCGCATCCTCGACCGGCGGCGGCTGTCGCAGCTCACTGGCCTCGCCGGCGAAAGCGAGGCGATCCGCGAGGTGCTCGTCCAGATCGAGCAGATCGCGCCCGTCACGAGCACGGTGCTGATCGAGGGTGAGAGCGGGACGGGCAAGGAGCTGGTCGCGCGCGCGATCCACCGCCTCAGCCCCCGTCGCGGCAAGCCGTTCATCGCCGTGAACGTCGGCGCGCTGCCCGAGACGCTGCTGGAGAGCGAGCTGTTCGGACACGAGAAGGGCGCGTTCACCGGCGCGGCCGAGCGGCGCCTGGGGCGTTTCGAGCTGGCGGACACGGGGACGATCTTCCTCGACGAGATCGGGGAGGTTCCGCCGCACACCCAGGTGAAGCTCCTGCGCGTGCTCGAGGAGCGCGAGGTCACGCGGCTGGGCGGCACCTCGCCGATCCCGGTGGACGTGCGCGTGGTGGCGGCGACGAACCGCCCGCTGCGCGACCACGTGATGGAGGGGACGTTCCGCACGGACCTGTACTACCGGCTGAACGTCCTGCGCATCTACCTGCCGCCGCTGCGCGAGCGGCCGGACGACATCCCGCTGCTGGTGCGGCGCTTCGTGGCGGAGTTCGCGGCGCGGCACGACCGGCCGTTCCACGGGCTGTCGGCGGAGGCGATGCAGCTGCTGGTGAGCTATCCGTGGCCCGGCAACGTGCGCGAGCTGCGCAACCTGATCGAGAGCATGGTGGTGCTGGCGCCCGGCCGCGAGATCCGGCCAGAGGACCTGCCGGCGCACCTGCGCGAGTCGGGCGCGGGGCGGCTGCTGCCCGTGCCGGTGGGGCCGGTGCTGCGCGAGGGGCAGCGCGCGGAGGGGCGGGAGCTCGAGTTCATCGTGCGGAGCCTGGTGGAGCTCAAGCTGCAGGTCGAGGAGCTTCGGCGGCGGCTGGACGACGAGCGCGCGGCGCGGCTGTCGGCGCCGGAGCCGGGCGCGGTCGGCAGTGGGGCGGGCGCGGGGCTGATCGCGCCGGCGCTGGAGGCGCGCGAGGAGGCGCCGCCGCCGAACGTGGTCACCGTGCGCCCTGGGATGACGATGGCGGCGATCGAGCGGGCGGCGATCGAGGCCGCGCTCCGGGAGACCGGCGGCAACCGCCGGCGAGCCGCCGAACTGCTCGGCATCGGCGAGCGGACGCTCTACCGGAAGCTGCACGAGTACGAGGGCGTCGCGGTGCCCGTCACGGACGACGAGTGA
- a CDS encoding peroxiredoxin yields MTTTIEVPAVGALAPDFTLLTDAGAPLTLSALRGRAVVLFFYPKDDTASCTVEACEFRDLLPRFEGLDAVVLGVSPDPVKSHAKFRAKYQLTYPLLADVEHAVAESYGVWREKQLYGRRYMGVVRSTFVIDAEGRVAHVFENVKSAGHAERVAEAVAGLG; encoded by the coding sequence ATGACGACGACGATCGAGGTTCCCGCGGTGGGCGCGCTCGCGCCCGACTTCACCCTGCTCACCGACGCGGGCGCGCCGCTGACGCTCAGCGCGCTGCGCGGCCGCGCGGTGGTCCTCTTCTTCTATCCGAAGGACGACACGGCCAGCTGCACGGTCGAGGCGTGCGAGTTCCGCGACCTGCTGCCGCGCTTCGAGGGGCTGGACGCGGTGGTGCTGGGCGTGAGCCCGGACCCCGTGAAGTCGCACGCGAAGTTCCGCGCGAAGTACCAGCTGACGTATCCGCTGCTGGCCGACGTCGAGCACGCGGTCGCGGAGTCGTACGGCGTGTGGCGGGAGAAGCAGCTGTACGGGCGCCGCTACATGGGCGTCGTGCGGTCGACGTTCGTCATCGACGCGGAGGGGCGGGTCGCACACGTGTTCGAGAACGTGAAGTCGGCCGGCCATGCGGAGCGCGTCGCGGAGGCGGTCGCCGGGCTCGGCTGA
- a CDS encoding tyrosine recombinase XerC — protein MSDAQEQAAERAPLPPEVDDFLRHLEKERDVSPHTRKAYERDLRELTAYLQRQLGERFAWDAVDRLLMRGYLGHLTRRGLAKRSVARALSSARSFFRFMHREELVEANPARAVGSPKLDRRLPGYLDRAGAERLFALAETRALSMRFTDVRNLAMVELLYSAGLRVSELQGINASDLDLLSQQVKVRGKGRKERIVPVGDHALRALRNYEAKRDDLQRRLGGKVERGAFFLSERGKRLSVRGVQEAVVGLLRAIDEERGLSTHSMRHTFATHMVDGGADLRAVQELLGHASISTTQIYTHTSVDRLRQVYRKAHPRA, from the coding sequence GTGAGCGACGCGCAGGAGCAGGCCGCGGAGCGGGCGCCGCTGCCGCCGGAGGTCGACGACTTCCTGCGGCACCTCGAGAAGGAGCGCGACGTCTCGCCGCACACGCGGAAGGCGTACGAGCGCGACCTCCGCGAGCTCACGGCGTACCTCCAGCGCCAGCTCGGCGAGCGCTTCGCGTGGGATGCGGTCGACCGCCTGCTGATGCGCGGCTACCTCGGCCACCTCACGCGGCGCGGGCTCGCCAAGCGGTCGGTGGCGCGCGCGCTGTCGTCGGCGCGCAGCTTCTTCCGCTTCATGCACCGTGAGGAGCTGGTCGAGGCCAATCCCGCACGCGCGGTGGGCAGCCCGAAGCTCGACCGGCGGCTGCCCGGCTACCTCGATCGCGCGGGCGCCGAGCGGCTGTTCGCGCTCGCGGAGACGCGCGCGCTGTCGATGCGCTTCACCGACGTGCGCAACCTCGCGATGGTGGAGCTGCTCTACTCCGCGGGGCTGCGCGTGAGCGAGCTGCAGGGGATCAACGCGTCCGACCTCGACCTGCTGTCGCAGCAGGTGAAGGTGCGCGGCAAGGGGCGCAAGGAGCGCATCGTCCCGGTGGGCGACCACGCGCTGCGCGCGCTGCGCAACTACGAGGCGAAGCGCGACGACCTGCAGCGGCGCCTGGGTGGGAAGGTGGAGCGCGGCGCCTTCTTCCTGAGCGAGCGCGGGAAGCGCCTCAGCGTGCGCGGCGTGCAGGAGGCGGTGGTGGGGCTGCTGCGCGCGATCGACGAGGAGCGCGGGCTCTCCACGCACTCGATGCGGCACACCTTCGCGACGCACATGGTGGACGGCGGCGCGGACCTCCGCGCGGTGCAGGAGCTCCTGGGACACGCGTCGATCTCGACCACGCAGATCTACACGCACACGAGCGTCGATCGGCTGCGGCAGGTCTACCGGAAGGCGCACCCGCGCGCCTGA
- the trmFO gene encoding methylenetetrahydrofolate--tRNA-(uracil(54)-C(5))-methyltransferase (FADH(2)-oxidizing) TrmFO: protein MSSRSESQSLHQELHVVGGGLAGSEAAWQLAQRGHRVVLHEMRPSRPTPAHKTDRLGELVCSNTFKSTEPTNAHGLLKAEMRLLGSLILWAADQARVPGGSALTVDRDVFSSAIHDALHAHPNVRVERGEVSEVPSPGIVATGPLTSDALAESIRARLGIESLAFYDAIAPVLSIESIDPELAFRASRWGKETMDGAGEEGAYLNCPMSREEYEAFLDALTTADQASAHDFDKVPYFEGCMPVEEMARRGRESLRFGPMKPIGLRDPRTGKRPWAVVQLRMEDRAGRMWNMVGFQTRLRFPEQQRVFRMIPGLANAEFLRFGSIHRNSYVNSPGALLPHLALKDAPTTLFAGQLTGVEGYTESTATGMLAAINLGRLLRGEEPVLPPTTTMLGALYRYLREADPRHFQPMNANFGLVDELPTPVKDKVVKREQFAQRALADFAAWRDAHVGDGPVALPDGVPASEASAVA from the coding sequence ATGTCCTCCCGTTCCGAATCGCAGTCGCTCCACCAGGAGCTCCACGTCGTCGGCGGCGGCCTCGCCGGCTCCGAGGCCGCCTGGCAGCTGGCGCAGCGCGGCCACCGCGTCGTGCTCCACGAGATGCGCCCGTCGCGCCCCACGCCCGCCCACAAGACCGACCGCCTGGGCGAGCTGGTGTGCTCCAACACCTTCAAGAGCACCGAGCCGACGAACGCGCACGGGCTCCTGAAGGCCGAGATGCGCCTCCTGGGGTCGCTGATCCTGTGGGCGGCGGACCAGGCGCGCGTCCCCGGCGGCAGCGCGCTCACGGTCGATCGCGACGTCTTCTCGTCGGCCATCCACGACGCGCTGCACGCGCACCCGAACGTGCGGGTCGAGCGCGGCGAGGTGTCCGAGGTGCCGTCGCCGGGCATCGTCGCCACGGGCCCGCTCACGTCGGACGCGCTGGCGGAGTCGATCCGCGCCCGCCTGGGCATCGAGTCGCTCGCGTTCTACGACGCGATCGCGCCCGTGCTGTCGATCGAGTCGATCGATCCGGAGCTCGCGTTCCGCGCGTCGCGGTGGGGCAAGGAGACGATGGATGGGGCGGGGGAGGAGGGTGCGTACCTCAACTGCCCGATGTCGCGCGAGGAGTACGAGGCGTTTCTCGACGCGCTGACGACGGCCGACCAGGCGAGCGCGCACGACTTCGACAAGGTGCCGTACTTCGAGGGGTGCATGCCCGTCGAGGAGATGGCGCGGCGTGGCCGCGAATCGCTGCGCTTCGGGCCGATGAAGCCGATCGGGCTGCGCGATCCGCGCACGGGCAAGCGGCCCTGGGCCGTCGTGCAGCTGCGCATGGAGGACCGCGCGGGCCGCATGTGGAACATGGTCGGCTTCCAGACGCGGCTCCGCTTCCCCGAGCAGCAGCGCGTCTTCCGCATGATCCCGGGGCTCGCGAACGCGGAGTTCCTGCGCTTCGGCTCGATCCACCGCAACTCGTACGTCAACTCGCCGGGCGCGCTGCTGCCGCACCTCGCGCTGAAGGACGCGCCGACCACGCTGTTCGCGGGCCAGCTCACGGGCGTCGAGGGCTACACGGAGAGCACGGCGACGGGGATGCTCGCGGCCATCAACCTCGGGCGCCTGCTGCGCGGCGAGGAGCCGGTGCTGCCCCCGACGACGACGATGCTGGGCGCGCTCTACCGCTACCTGCGCGAGGCGGACCCGCGCCACTTCCAGCCGATGAACGCGAACTTCGGGCTGGTGGACGAGCTGCCGACGCCGGTGAAGGACAAGGTCGTGAAACGCGAGCAGTTCGCGCAGCGCGCGCTGGCCGACTTCGCGGCGTGGCGCGACGCGCACGTCGGCGACGGGCCGGTCGCGCTGCCGGACGGCGTGCCCGCCTCCGAAGCGAGCGCGGTGGCGTGA
- the argF gene encoding ornithine carbamoyltransferase — protein MAEPTHRDFLAIPDFSRAELDGILALAHRMKSGAYTAKPLKGKSVAMIFMKSSTRTRVSFEVGTYQLGGHALFLSPRDVQLGRGEPIADTARVLSRYVDGIMIRTYGHAEVEELARHATVPVINGLTDLLHPCQVMADVMTMQQHLGSYAGRKVAWIGDGNNMANSWMNAAAAFGFSLALACPEGYDPDPEILARARAQTDVTLTRDPREAVQGAHVVNTDVWASMGQEEEQAARERAFAGYEVRPDLMAAAASDAIFLHCLPAHRGEEVSAEVLEGPQSRVWDEAENRLHVQKAIMAALIGGERLA, from the coding sequence ATGGCCGAGCCCACGCACCGCGACTTCCTGGCGATCCCCGACTTCTCCCGCGCGGAGCTGGACGGGATCCTCGCCCTCGCGCACCGGATGAAGAGCGGCGCGTACACCGCCAAGCCGCTCAAGGGGAAGTCGGTGGCGATGATCTTCATGAAGTCCTCGACGCGCACCCGCGTGTCGTTCGAGGTCGGCACGTACCAGCTCGGCGGGCACGCGCTCTTCCTGTCGCCGCGCGACGTGCAGCTCGGGCGCGGGGAGCCGATCGCGGACACCGCGCGCGTGCTGTCGCGCTACGTGGACGGGATCATGATCCGCACGTACGGGCACGCCGAGGTCGAGGAGCTGGCGCGCCACGCGACGGTGCCGGTGATCAACGGGCTCACCGACCTGCTGCACCCCTGCCAGGTGATGGCCGACGTCATGACGATGCAGCAGCACCTCGGCAGCTACGCGGGCAGGAAGGTCGCGTGGATCGGCGACGGCAACAACATGGCGAACTCCTGGATGAACGCGGCGGCGGCGTTCGGGTTCTCGCTCGCGCTGGCGTGTCCCGAGGGCTACGACCCGGATCCGGAGATCCTGGCACGGGCGCGCGCGCAGACCGACGTGACGCTGACGCGCGATCCGCGCGAGGCGGTGCAGGGCGCGCACGTCGTGAACACGGACGTGTGGGCGTCGATGGGGCAGGAGGAGGAGCAGGCGGCGCGCGAGCGTGCGTTCGCCGGGTACGAGGTGCGTCCGGATCTCATGGCTGCCGCGGCGAGCGACGCGATCTTTCTCCACTGCCTGCCCGCGCACCGCGGCGAGGAGGTGTCGGCCGAGGTGCTCGAGGGTCCGCAGAGCCGCGTCTGGGACGAGGCCGAGAATCGCCTGCACGTGCAGAAGGCGATCATGGCCGCGCTCATCGGCGGCGAGCGCCTGGCCTGA